The following coding sequences lie in one Yoonia sp. G8-12 genomic window:
- a CDS encoding c-type cytochrome, with the protein MSKSLNLFVGAIGGTALMLGLAYGISSRDYGEATISTLEARVQQIEANAAQASAEAQAAAAEAARLMQEREELQLAAASAGTSLTAPAPVIEGSYGLGRVALEEEIAAWDVDVLPDGRGLPEGRGDVYTGEEVFVDKCASCHGDFAEGVGNWPVLAGGFDTLANRDPVKTVGSYWPYLSTAWDYINRSMPFGEAGTLTPDETYAIVAYLLYSNNMVDDDFELSHENFTQVEMYNSDGFVVDDRPALEYAEWRTEPCMENCKEGVEITMRATFLDVTPDEVVDAAVTEPATDAAPVDVAADDAGGVDPALIAAGEGAFRQCQTCHQVGDGARNRTGPALHAMIGSTIGSVDGFRYSGVFEEANAAGEVWTAESLAAYLADPRGMMPGTRMAFRGVQDEAEITALIAYLESLGD; encoded by the coding sequence ATGTCGAAGTCTCTTAATCTATTCGTCGGTGCGATTGGTGGCACGGCGCTGATGCTCGGGCTCGCTTATGGTATTTCTTCGCGTGACTACGGCGAAGCGACGATCAGCACGCTAGAGGCGCGGGTGCAGCAGATCGAAGCAAACGCCGCACAAGCAAGTGCCGAAGCACAGGCCGCAGCTGCGGAAGCGGCGCGGCTGATGCAAGAGCGCGAAGAGCTTCAGTTGGCTGCCGCCAGTGCTGGAACTTCGCTGACAGCCCCCGCGCCGGTGATCGAAGGTAGCTACGGTCTGGGCCGAGTAGCTTTGGAAGAAGAGATCGCCGCTTGGGATGTTGATGTCTTGCCTGATGGTCGGGGTTTGCCCGAAGGACGTGGTGACGTCTACACAGGTGAAGAGGTGTTCGTTGACAAATGCGCCTCATGCCACGGGGATTTTGCCGAAGGTGTCGGTAACTGGCCTGTTCTGGCCGGTGGTTTTGACACCTTGGCAAATAGGGATCCTGTCAAAACAGTCGGATCCTACTGGCCCTATCTTTCAACGGCTTGGGACTATATCAACCGGTCAATGCCATTTGGTGAAGCAGGTACGCTGACCCCTGATGAGACCTACGCGATCGTTGCATATCTTCTGTATTCCAATAACATGGTCGATGATGACTTTGAGCTGAGCCATGAAAACTTCACGCAAGTGGAGATGTACAACAGCGATGGCTTTGTTGTGGATGACCGGCCTGCGCTTGAGTACGCTGAATGGCGCACCGAGCCGTGCATGGAAAACTGTAAGGAGGGCGTTGAGATCACGATGCGTGCAACCTTCCTTGATGTTACACCAGACGAAGTGGTGGATGCAGCGGTGACCGAGCCCGCAACGGATGCCGCGCCGGTGGATGTGGCAGCAGATGATGCGGGCGGAGTTGATCCAGCCCTGATCGCGGCCGGTGAAGGCGCATTCCGTCAGTGCCAGACCTGCCATCAGGTTGGCGACGGCGCACGCAACCGGACAGGGCCTGCCCTGCATGCCATGATCGGAAGCACCATCGGTTCGGTTGACGGGTTCCGCTATTCTGGTGTGTTTGAAGAGGCGAACGCGGCCGGTGAGGTTTGGACAGCTGAAAGCCTCGCGGCCTATCTGGCTGACCCACGCGGGATGATGCCCGGCACAAGAATGGCTTTCCGTGGTGTCCAGGACGAGGCAGAAATCACCGCATTGATTGCCTACCTAGAGAGCCTCGGCGACTGA